Proteins encoded together in one Terriglobus saanensis SP1PR4 window:
- a CDS encoding tetratricopeptide repeat protein — translation MKIFATLLLVASTSFAQMQLPAGTRSALDVEEQQKQIQNAEELLQKNEAAKARDLLQAVLKGDPKNARASYDLGFADESLKEEAAAETAYRSAIAADKSQFEARLALGLLLARQGKMAEAREQLLAATERTPVSDPSNKGMAFRALARLDAGTNNNAARDELLQALKLSPETPDDRELAAQIASSSGDSADAETVYRRVLTESPGQIEASIGLARLQARAARFTDAEATLNKALETHPGDVTLSTQLASIYGAEKKPEAALALLETAHTAHPEDPNVSRMLARLYVQTGAPDKSISIYETLLKAAPSDVELLDDYGDGLMRNKQFAQAEDVLKKAVARPEAFSSKESLAGAAAHLAFAASANQDAATTLQALSIRNSIAPPSASSLFLAATAHDRLHHTKLSVDLYRQFLQAANGSYPNEEWEAKHRILALEHAK, via the coding sequence TCGAGGAGCAGCAAAAACAGATCCAGAACGCCGAGGAACTGCTGCAGAAGAACGAAGCGGCCAAGGCCCGCGATCTGCTGCAGGCCGTCCTGAAAGGCGATCCGAAGAATGCCCGTGCTTCTTATGACCTTGGCTTCGCCGACGAATCCTTGAAGGAGGAAGCCGCTGCGGAGACGGCGTATCGCTCAGCTATCGCTGCAGATAAAAGCCAGTTTGAAGCCCGCCTCGCCCTGGGTCTTCTTCTGGCTCGTCAAGGCAAGATGGCGGAGGCTCGCGAGCAGTTGCTTGCCGCCACGGAACGCACCCCGGTAAGCGACCCCAGCAATAAGGGCATGGCTTTTCGCGCCCTCGCCCGGCTGGATGCAGGCACAAACAATAACGCAGCCCGCGATGAACTGCTGCAGGCTCTCAAGCTCTCACCCGAAACTCCGGACGACCGCGAGCTTGCCGCGCAGATCGCATCTTCTTCAGGCGATAGCGCGGATGCCGAGACCGTCTACCGCCGCGTTTTGACCGAATCTCCGGGCCAGATCGAGGCCAGCATCGGCTTGGCTCGACTGCAAGCCCGCGCAGCCAGATTCACTGACGCTGAAGCCACGCTCAACAAGGCGTTAGAGACCCATCCCGGCGACGTCACCCTTTCGACGCAGCTTGCCAGCATCTACGGCGCGGAAAAGAAGCCGGAAGCGGCTCTGGCTCTCCTGGAAACAGCTCACACCGCCCACCCGGAAGACCCCAACGTCTCGCGCATGCTAGCCAGGCTGTACGTTCAAACCGGAGCTCCAGACAAATCCATCTCGATTTACGAGACCCTGCTCAAGGCTGCGCCGAGCGACGTGGAGCTTCTCGACGACTACGGCGATGGGCTGATGCGAAACAAGCAGTTCGCCCAGGCTGAGGACGTCTTGAAGAAGGCGGTCGCCCGTCCGGAGGCCTTTTCCTCAAAGGAATCGCTTGCCGGAGCTGCTGCCCATCTTGCCTTTGCCGCCTCGGCAAACCAGGATGCCGCTACCACACTACAAGCTTTATCCATCCGTAACAGTATTGCGCCGCCCTCTGCGTCTTCCCTCTTCCTTGCGGCGACTGCACATGATAGATTGCATCACACGAAACTTTCGGTAGACCTCTACCGCCAGTTTCTTCAGGCAGCAAACGGCAGTTATCCCAACGAGGAGTGGGAAGCAAAACACCGCATCCTGGCCCTCGAACACGCAAAGTAA